From a region of the Odocoileus virginianus isolate 20LAN1187 ecotype Illinois chromosome 19, Ovbor_1.2, whole genome shotgun sequence genome:
- the COX7A2 gene encoding cytochrome c oxidase subunit 7A2, mitochondrial: MLRNILALRQIAKRTISTSSRRQFENKVPEKQKLFQEDNGMPVHLKGGIADALLYRATMILTVGGTAYAMYELAVASFPKKQD; the protein is encoded by the exons ATGCTGCGGAATATTCTG gctCTCCGTCAGATTGCTAAGAGGACCATAAGTACTTCTTCACGCAGGCAGTTTGAAAATAAGGTTCCGGAGAAACAAAAGCTGTTTCAG GAGGATAATGGAATGCCAGTGCATCTGAAGGGTGGCATAGCTGACGCCCTCCTGTACAGAGCCACCATGATTCTCACAGTTGGTG ggacGGCATATGCCATGTATGAACTGGCTGTGGCTTCATTTCCCAAGAAGCAGGATTGA